One window of Amaranthus tricolor cultivar Red isolate AtriRed21 chromosome 11, ASM2621246v1, whole genome shotgun sequence genomic DNA carries:
- the LOC130826928 gene encoding sorting nexin 2B-like, producing MMGFENEGGAHPDDMQTLILDDPLLSSSCSGSNYETVITPLSDSNSNHPLSFRSIVVAPADSDPLLSPLQGEDHISSKDNDFNSHFDDSDYSDVFVNPILGEAHNGGETNGIGSPKVSFESFSRSELGSEYLHITVLNPQKEHEVSNSIVPGGNTYVTYLISTKTNMRGFGGSDFSVRRRFRDVVTLADRLSESYRGFFIPPRPDKSVVESQVMHKQEFVEQRRLALEKYLRKLAAHPVIRTSEELRVFLQVPGKLPLRTSIDIASRMLDGAANLPKQLFGDSRNVVASHEAVQPAKGRRDLLRLFRELKQSVTSDWGNSKPAVVEEDKEFLEKKDNLFDFEHRLTDVSKQAESLVKAQQDIGDTMGELGLSFIKLTKFENETATYDTQKTRASEIKNVATACVRGSRIYRELNAKTVKNLDTLHEYLGVMLAAHNAYSDRANALLTVQTLLSEVSSLQSRAEKLESASSRVFGGDKGRNYKLEELKETLKITEDSKNCAVREYEQIKENNRIEFERLEREKHSDFLKMLKGFVNDQVNCAEKMANLWSKVTEDTRGYMKESS from the exons ATGATGGGCTTTGAGAATGAAGGAGGAGCTCATCCAGATGATATGCAGACCCTAATTCTTGACGATCCATTATTATCATCGTCATGTTCGGGTTCTAATTATGAAACTGTAATTACGCCTTTATCTGATTCAAATAGTAATCATCCTTTATCATTTCGTTCAATTGTTGTGGCACCTGCTGATTCAGATCCATTGTTGTCTCCTTTACAAGGAGAAGATCATATTAGCTCAAAAGATAATGATTTTAACTCACATTTTGATGATTCTGATTACTCTGATGTGTTTGTTAATCCAATTTTGGGAGAGGCTCATAATGGTGGGGAAACGAACGGGATTGGGAGCCCTAAGGTGAGTTTTGAGAGCTTCTCAAGGTCGGAATTGGGTTCAGAGTATTTGCATATTACTGTTTTGAATCCTCAGAAGGAGCATGAGGTGTCAAATTCGATTGTTCCTGGAGGGAATACTTATGTGACTTATTTGATTAGTACAAAGACCAATATGCGAGGGTTTGGTGGGTCGGATTTCAGTGTTAGGAGGAGGTTTAGGGATGTTGTAACATTAGCAGATAGGTTGTCTGAGTCGTATAGAGGTTTTTTTATACCACCTAGGCCGGATAAGAGTGTGGTGGAGAGTCAAGTGATGCATAAGCAGGAGTTTGTTGAACAGAGGAGATTAGCATTGGAGAAGTATCTGAGGAAATTGGCGGCTCATCCTGTGATTAGGACGAGTGAAGAGTTGAGAGTGTTTTTGCAAGTGCCTGGGAAGCTACCTTTGCGTACGAGCATAGATATAGCATCAAGGATGCTAGATGGGGCTGCTAACTTACCGAAGCAATTATTTGGGGATTCAAGGAATGTTGTGGCCTCACACGAGGCTGTTCAGCCTGCTAAAGGTCGAAGGGATTTGTTGAGGTTGTTTAGAGAGCTGAAGCAGTCTGTTACAAGTGATTGGGGAAATTCTAAGCCGGCAGTTGTTGAGGAAGACAAAGAATTCTTGGAGAAGAAGGACAATCTTTTCGATTTCGAGCATCGTCTTACGGATGTGTCTAAACAG GCTGAATCACTTGTCAAAGCTCAGCAAGATATAGGAGATACAATGGGAGAGTTGGGGCTCTCATTTATCAAATtgacaaaatttgaaaatgagacAGCAACTTACGACACTCAAAAAACACGTGCTTCTGAAATTAAAAACGTAGCAACAGCTTGTGTTAGAGGCAGCAGAATATATAGGGAGTTGAATGCCAAAACAGTGAAAAACCTG GATACCCTTCACGAATATCTCGGGGTTATGTTAGCGGCTCACAATGCATATTCAGATCGTGCAAATGCTTTGTTGACAGTTCAGACACTTCTGTCAGAGGTATCCTCTTTGCAATCTAGGGCTGAAAAGCTAGAAAGTGCATCATCTAGAGTCTTTGGTGGTGATAAGGGCAGAAATTACAAGCTGGAAGAGTTGAAAGAAACCTTGAAAATTACTGAAGACTCGAAAAACTGCGCAGTCCGAGAGTATGAGCAAATCAAG GAAAATAATAGGATCGAATTTGAGAGATTGGAAAGAGAAAAACATTCTGATTTTCTGAAAATGCTGAAGGGGTTTGTAAATGATCAG GTAAACTGTGCTGAGAAAATGGCTAATTTATGGTCAAAGGTTACAGAAGATACTAGAGGATATATGAAAGAAAGTTCCTGA